A window from Scleropages formosus chromosome 17, fSclFor1.1, whole genome shotgun sequence encodes these proteins:
- the fzd10 gene encoding frizzled-10: MRRPAGLELLCLVLASAAGGCAAIGSMDPEQPGDGRCQHIEIPLCRDIGYNMTKMPNLMGHADQGEAAIKLHEFAPLIEYGCHSHLKFFLCSLYAPMCTEQVSTPIPACKVMCEQVRLKCSPVMEQFSFRWPDSLDCSRLPSKNDPNNLCMEAPSNSSEEPAKGPHTQPPDFRLHRSSGGQELQMKDSGGRKTCANPDKFHYVQKSESCAPRCYPRVDVYWSQGDKQFSLFWMSVWSILCFVSSSFTVLTFLVDPQRFKYPERPIIFLSMSYCVYSVGYLVRLFAGAHNIACDQDNGVQYIIQEGLESTGCTIVFLILYYFGMASSLWWVVLTLTWFLAAGKKWGHEAIEANSSYFHLAAWAIPAVKTIMILVMRKVAGDELTGVCYVGSMDVKALTGFVLIPLSCYLVVGTSFLLSGFVALFHIRRVMKTEGENTDKLEKLMVRIGVFSVLYTVPATCVIACYFYERLNMDYWQIKAREQTCVEGGGQEPEACVMKSSIPAVEIFMVKIFMLLVVGITGGMWIWTSKTLQSWQNVFSRKLKKRVRRKPASVFANGGPYIKPHAPLKGRNSKYEPAGAPPTCV; the protein is encoded by the coding sequence ATGCGTCGTCCCGCGGGGCTCGAGCTGCTCTGCCTCGTGCTGGCGTCGGCGGCCGGGGGCTGCGCGGCCATCGGTTCGATGGACCCCGAGCAGCCGGGGGACGGCCGGTGCCAGCACATCGAGATCCCCCTGTGCAGGGACATCGGCTACAACATGACCAAGATGCCCAACCTGATGGGCCACGCGGACCAGGGCGAGGCCGCCATCAAGCTGCACGAGTTTGCGCCGCTCATCGAGTACGGCTGCCACAGCCACCTCAAGTTCTTCCTGTGCTCGCTGTACGCGCCCATGTGCACGGAGCAGGTGTCCACGCCCATCCCCGCCTGCAAGGTGATGTGCGAGCAGGTCCGCCTCAAGTGCTCCCCCGTCATGGAGCAGTTCAGCTTCCGCTGGCCCGACTCCCTGGACTGCTCGCGGCTGCCCAGTAAGAACGACCCCAACAACCTGTGCATGGAGGCCCCCAGCAACAGCTCCGAGGAGCCCGCCAAAGGTCCCCATACGCAGCCCCCGGACTTCCGCCTCCACCGCTCCAGCGGCGGCCAAGAACTCCAGATGAAGGACAGCGGTGGCCGCAAGACGTGCGCCAACCCCGACAAGTTCCACTACGTGCAGAAGAGCGAGTCGTGTGCCCCGCGCTGCTACCCGCGCGTGGACGTCTACTGGAGCCAGGGCGACAAGCAGTTCTCCCTGTTCTGGATGTCCGTCTGGTCCATCCTCTGCTTCGTCTCCAGCTCCTTCACGGTGCTCACCTTCCTGGTGGACCCGCAACGCTTCAAGTACCCGGAAAGGCCCATCATCTTCCTGTCCATGTCCTACTGCGTGTACTCGGTGGGCTACCTGGTGCGACTTTTCGCGGGGGCGCACAACATCGCCTGCGACCAGGACAACGGAGTCCAGTACATCATCCAGGAGGGCCTGGAGAGCACGGGCTGCACCATTGTCTTCCTCATCCTCTACTACTTTGGCATGGCCAGTTCCCTGTGGTGGGTGGTGCTCACGCTCACCTGGTTCCTGGCGGCAGGTAAGAAGTGGGGCCACGAGGCCATCGAGGCCAACAGCAGCTACTTCCACCTGGCCGCCTGGGCCATCCCCGCCGTGAAGACCATCATGATCCTGGTGATGAGGAAGGTGGCGGGCGACGAGCTCACGGGGGTCTGCTATGTGGGCAGCATGGACGTGAAGGCCCTGACCGGCTTCGTCCTCATCCCGCTCTCCTGCTACCTGGTCGTCGGCACGTCCTTCCTGCTCTCGGGCTTCGTGGCCCTCTTCCACATCCGCCGGGTCATGAAGACGGAGGGGGAGAACACGGATAAGCTCGAGAAGCTCATGGTGCGCATCGGCGTGTTCTCCGTGCTCTACACCGTTCCCGCCACCTGCGTCATCGCCTGCTACTTCTACGAGAGGCTCAACATGGACTACTGGCAGATCAAGGCCCGGGAGCAGACGTGCGTGGAGGGGGGCGGGCAGGAGCCCGAGGCCTGCGTGATGAAAAGCTCCATCCCGGCCGTGGAGATCTTCATGGTCAAGATCTTCATGCTGCTCGTGGTGGGCATTACCGGCGGCATGTGGATCTGGACCTCAAAGACGCTCCAGTCGTGGCAGAACGTTTTCAGCCGGAAGCTCAAGAAGCGGGTGCGGAGGAAGCCCGCCAGCGTGTTTGCCAACGGCGGCCCCTACATCAAGCCTCACGCCCCCCTCAAGGGGCGCAACAGCAAGTACGAGCCGGCGGGGGCCCCGCCCACATGCGTGTGA